Proteins from a single region of Terriglobales bacterium:
- a CDS encoding translocation/assembly module TamB domain-containing protein, producing MSQPTPKPRRRGKWLLRLFILLLVSMLLAGWYLSSEAFETRLRTALVEGIERATGARVDIGSFHWDLWSLAFEARDLVLHGREPTGERPFVHVDSVRVRLKVLSFFSPSFGVREIAVTRPTVHLITFPDGALNLPQPQDARELGSPPNVAALSVDRLDLASGELFWNERRVPLDLTVRNASLSLAYRALERRYDGDLSLDAIELHYRAAPPLASHTRVIFRLWAKALEITSLQWNSKGSRLEATGRVDDFANPELRVDYSGAFDVREFSPVLQLPALRAGQIEISGQGSGPLSAFSSSGRLRWTGIAWQAPSLRLSGIAGGAQFAVDRERLEISSLFAHALGGNVAGSAALYRRAPRNAGGSPAQEGTANLKLTGIQLGALAAALSADPLPLSRLNAAGSVGGTVKLAWRDTLAAAGWEFSLDVSPPPALQPGDWPVTGALVGAYRPAAGMLRVEHLELVTPASRLEAAGALGSPGDSLRLSLASDQLAEVRTVMDVLASALPLQLEPEGRAAFEGHLSGNLKSPRLEGQLTAADFGVIRPASADAGPLALRFDSLSTRLVYSAERLEIRAAELRHDAASITFDLATELRNGRFTEAAPLTGHLRVRDASLDRLQSFTGTSYPVRGTLDFEFSARGTWVDPRGEGKLEVRQAELFGEPFRAFASGIRMQHGEIQLGELLIAQNGGRATGTAAWRFADRSFRLDLDGSGFQLSSFRRLQHPRFSTDGRLSFQLQGHGTAAEPEISSDVRLTGLVLNGEEAGDLEVHAATRSGTLHLTARSAFRVGELTADGQVGLQEGWPARLSLRFSRLDVDPLLRAVVPGRITGHSAVSGQLDLTGPLADRQSLELEGEISQLAAEIAGVELANDGPIQFAVSQGALNLKRLHIVGEGTDLSAQGRVEFLGARRLDLRAEGRANFRLLQSIDPNFQASGDATVDLTITGTAQQPNLLGNLRIADASVAFIDAPNALSNINGHMTFNQNRLQIESLTARTGGGTLDLGGSIAYYRGLFFDLTIRGREIRLRHPPGVSSVADADLRFVGSAGGSLLSGEVTVRRFSVSPKFDFAAYLATQRTPMALPGPADIVERMRFDVHVVSTPSLEVQTSLARISGDVDLHVRGTAAAPAVLGRIDISDGRVTFGGTDYRINQGEITFSNPVRVEPVLNLDASARVRQYDISIGLHGPLDHLTTSYRSDPPLPTPDIIALLALGRTREETVLTRQTTDTFGEDVANTVLGSALNATLSSRVQRLFGVSRIKIDPQVGGPENNPGARLTIEQQVSPQVTLTYITNLSQSSQQVIQGEFYLSRNVSLVAVRDQNGIVGFELRIRQRKK from the coding sequence ATGAGCCAGCCCACTCCCAAGCCGCGACGCCGTGGTAAGTGGCTGCTGCGTCTCTTCATCCTGCTGTTGGTGAGCATGTTGCTCGCGGGCTGGTACCTGTCGAGTGAGGCTTTTGAAACTCGTTTGCGTACCGCTTTGGTAGAAGGCATCGAGCGCGCGACCGGCGCCCGAGTTGATATCGGTTCCTTCCACTGGGACCTCTGGAGCCTCGCCTTCGAGGCTCGCGACTTGGTGCTGCACGGACGCGAGCCGACCGGAGAACGCCCCTTCGTCCACGTCGATTCGGTGCGGGTGCGACTCAAGGTGCTTTCATTCTTCAGTCCCAGTTTTGGCGTGCGCGAGATCGCGGTGACACGGCCCACGGTCCACCTAATCACCTTCCCCGACGGCGCCCTCAATCTGCCCCAGCCGCAAGACGCCCGGGAACTGGGCAGCCCACCGAATGTCGCGGCCTTGTCCGTGGACCGCCTCGACCTTGCGAGCGGTGAGCTGTTCTGGAACGAACGCCGCGTTCCGCTCGATCTAACCGTTCGGAATGCCTCCCTCTCCCTGGCCTATCGCGCGCTGGAGCGCCGCTATGACGGCGACCTTTCTCTGGACGCCATCGAGCTTCATTACCGTGCCGCGCCCCCGCTTGCATCGCATACGCGCGTGATTTTCCGCCTTTGGGCGAAAGCCCTCGAGATTACCAGCCTGCAGTGGAACTCGAAGGGTTCTCGCCTGGAGGCGACAGGCCGAGTGGATGACTTTGCCAATCCGGAGCTGAGGGTGGACTACTCCGGCGCTTTCGACGTTCGCGAGTTCAGCCCTGTTCTTCAGCTTCCGGCACTTCGCGCCGGGCAGATCGAGATCAGCGGCCAGGGAAGCGGCCCGCTGTCGGCGTTTTCCTCGTCAGGAAGGCTGCGCTGGACCGGCATCGCCTGGCAGGCTCCTTCGCTGCGCCTTTCCGGAATCGCCGGGGGAGCGCAGTTTGCAGTCGACCGGGAGCGACTCGAGATCTCTAGCCTCTTTGCCCATGCGCTGGGCGGCAACGTTGCCGGGTCGGCGGCGTTGTACCGCCGGGCGCCACGAAATGCCGGCGGATCGCCGGCACAGGAAGGCACGGCGAATCTCAAGCTCACCGGTATTCAACTCGGCGCGCTGGCGGCTGCTCTGTCCGCGGACCCGCTTCCTCTCTCGCGCCTGAACGCCGCCGGCAGCGTGGGAGGCACCGTGAAGCTAGCCTGGCGCGACACGCTTGCGGCCGCGGGCTGGGAGTTTTCGCTCGATGTCTCGCCGCCACCAGCGCTTCAGCCGGGAGACTGGCCCGTCACGGGCGCTCTCGTGGGCGCCTATCGTCCCGCCGCCGGAATGCTCCGAGTCGAACACTTGGAGCTGGTCACCCCGGCATCGCGTCTGGAGGCCGCAGGAGCGCTGGGTTCGCCGGGCGATTCGCTGCGGCTGTCTTTGGCGTCGGATCAACTAGCCGAAGTGCGCACCGTCATGGATGTGCTCGCTTCCGCGCTTCCGCTCCAGCTTGAGCCCGAAGGCCGCGCCGCTTTCGAAGGGCATCTCTCCGGCAACTTGAAGTCCCCACGCCTCGAGGGTCAACTGACGGCCGCGGATTTTGGTGTCATCCGGCCTGCGAGTGCCGATGCCGGTCCGCTCGCTCTGCGTTTCGACTCTCTCTCGACCCGTCTGGTCTATTCCGCCGAGCGCCTTGAGATTCGCGCAGCCGAGCTGCGACATGATGCCGCGTCGATCACCTTCGACCTGGCTACCGAGCTTCGCAACGGCCGTTTCACGGAAGCCGCGCCGTTGACTGGGCATCTTCGTGTGCGCGACGCCTCCCTGGACCGGCTGCAGTCCTTCACCGGGACTAGCTACCCGGTTCGGGGAACCCTGGATTTCGAGTTTTCTGCCCGCGGCACCTGGGTGGATCCGCGGGGAGAAGGAAAGTTGGAAGTAAGGCAAGCCGAACTCTTCGGTGAGCCTTTCCGTGCATTCGCCTCCGGGATTCGCATGCAACACGGCGAGATCCAGCTGGGCGAACTCCTCATTGCGCAGAACGGCGGGCGCGCCACCGGTACAGCCGCCTGGCGCTTCGCCGATCGTTCCTTCCGCCTCGACCTCGATGGGTCGGGTTTCCAGCTTTCCAGTTTCCGCCGCCTGCAGCATCCGCGCTTCTCGACCGACGGTCGGCTTTCATTCCAACTGCAAGGCCACGGGACAGCAGCGGAACCGGAAATCTCGTCGGATGTTCGCTTGACAGGTCTCGTGCTCAACGGGGAAGAGGCCGGCGACCTGGAAGTCCACGCCGCGACGCGTTCCGGAACGCTGCACCTGACCGCTCGTTCCGCTTTTCGCGTGGGCGAGCTCACGGCCGACGGCCAGGTCGGCCTGCAGGAGGGCTGGCCCGCCCGTCTTTCTCTGCGCTTCTCCCGGCTGGACGTCGATCCGCTGCTGCGTGCGGTTGTTCCCGGTCGCATCACCGGGCACTCCGCCGTTTCCGGGCAGCTCGACCTTACGGGTCCGCTTGCGGATCGCCAGAGCTTGGAGCTCGAGGGTGAAATATCGCAGTTAGCTGCCGAGATCGCCGGCGTGGAGTTGGCAAACGACGGCCCCATCCAGTTCGCTGTGAGCCAGGGCGCCCTGAATCTGAAACGCCTCCACATCGTCGGCGAAGGAACCGACCTCTCGGCGCAAGGCCGGGTCGAGTTCCTCGGCGCGCGCCGCCTGGATTTGCGCGCCGAGGGCCGGGCGAACTTCCGCCTGCTGCAGTCCATCGACCCCAACTTCCAGGCATCCGGCGATGCCACGGTAGACCTCACGATCACCGGCACCGCGCAGCAGCCCAACCTGCTGGGCAACTTGCGCATTGCGGATGCTTCGGTAGCCTTCATCGACGCGCCCAACGCCCTGAGCAACATCAATGGCCACATGACCTTCAACCAGAACCGGTTGCAGATCGAATCGCTCACCGCGCGCACCGGTGGGGGGACGCTGGACCTTGGCGGCTCTATTGCCTATTACCGGGGCCTCTTTTTCGACCTCACCATTCGCGGCCGTGAGATCCGGCTGCGCCATCCTCCCGGCGTCAGCTCAGTGGCGGACGCAGACCTGCGGTTCGTGGGCTCGGCGGGGGGCTCGTTGCTCTCCGGCGAGGTTACCGTGCGGCGTTTCAGCGTCAGTCCGAAGTTCGACTTTGCCGCCTATCTGGCCACGCAGCGCACCCCGATGGCCCTCCCCGGCCCTGCCGACATCGTGGAAAGGATGCGCTTCGACGTGCACGTGGTTTCCACGCCCTCGCTGGAGGTCCAGACCTCTCTCGCGCGCATCTCTGGCGACGTGGATCTGCACGTGCGCGGCACCGCGGCGGCCCCCGCCGTGCTCGGTCGCATCGACATCTCCGATGGTCGCGTCACGTTTGGCGGCACCGACTACCGCATCAACCAGGGTGAGATCACGTTCTCCAATCCGGTGCGCGTCGAGCCGGTGCTGAATCTGGACGCCTCGGCCCGTGTCCGTCAGTACGACATCTCCATTGGGCTGCACGGTCCTCTGGACCATCTGACCACCAGCTACCGCTCGGACCCGCCGCTGCCCACGCCGGATATCATCGCCCTGCTGGCCCTCGGCCGCACCCGCGAGGAGACGGTCCTGACCCGGCAAACCACGGACACCTTCGGTGAGGATGTGGCCAACACCGTGCTGGGCTCCGCGCTGAATGCCACGCTCAGCAGCCGCGTGCAACGGCTGTTCGGCGTAAGCCGCATCAAGATCGATCCCCAGGTCGGCGGCCCGGAGAACAATCCCGGCGCCCGCCTGACCATCGAGCAGCAGGTTTCGCCGCAGGTGACCCTCACCTACATCACCAACCTTTCCCAGTCCTCGCAGCAGGTGATCCAGGGCGAGTTTTACCTCAGCCGCAATGTTTCCCTGGTGGCGGTGCGCGACCAGAACGGCATCGTCGGTTTCGAGTTGAGGATCCGGCAGCGAAAGAAGTAA
- a CDS encoding protein-L-isoaspartate(D-aspartate) O-methyltransferase yields MAGASQADPYRMRRLAMVEVQLRARGIRDERVLAAMAQVPRHLFVPPEHHDDAYGDFPLPIGEGQTISQPYVVAAMLEALALRPEDVVLEIGTGSGYQTALLAELAREVYSIERQPRLAMRAEEALLRLGYTNVHVRVGDGTLGWPEAAPFEAIIVAAAAPQVPPSLFDQLREGARMIVPVGSTFAQELQLIRKQSGGTFVTHLDGCRFVPLIGREGFSGS; encoded by the coding sequence GTGGCCGGCGCTTCACAAGCCGATCCTTACCGGATGCGCCGCCTGGCCATGGTGGAAGTGCAGCTCCGTGCACGCGGCATCCGGGACGAGCGTGTCCTGGCCGCTATGGCGCAGGTGCCGCGCCACCTCTTCGTGCCGCCGGAGCACCACGATGACGCCTATGGCGACTTTCCGCTGCCCATCGGCGAGGGCCAGACCATCTCCCAGCCCTACGTGGTAGCCGCGATGCTGGAGGCGCTGGCGCTGCGGCCTGAGGACGTCGTGCTGGAGATCGGCACGGGATCCGGCTACCAGACAGCGTTGCTCGCCGAGCTGGCGCGCGAGGTCTATAGCATCGAGCGCCAGCCGCGCTTGGCCATGCGCGCGGAAGAAGCCCTCCTTCGGCTGGGTTACACCAACGTTCACGTGCGCGTAGGCGACGGCACCCTGGGATGGCCGGAGGCCGCTCCCTTCGAGGCCATCATCGTTGCCGCCGCCGCGCCGCAGGTTCCACCGTCGCTCTTCGACCAGCTACGCGAAGGCGCCCGCATGATTGTGCCGGTCGGTTCCACTTTCGCCCAGGAGCTGCAGCTCATCCGCAAACAATCCGGCGGCACCTTCGTGACCCACCTGGATGGCTGCCGTTTTGTGCCCCTCATCGGCCGCGAGGGCTTCTCCGGCTCCTGA
- a CDS encoding UbiA-like polyprenyltransferase: MRFTGGILDPLLDRPFFPSRRYNLLVPLLRDIRTTLEMIKWEHSVFALPFALCGAMLAAGGWPTAHQLLWIVVAMVSARSAAMAFNRLADHALDAANPRTRTRALPTGTLSRRFVFLFVLTASAGLIFAAAQLNPLAFALSPVALAVILLYSYTKRYTRWSHLVLGFALGISPAAAWIAVRGSFDPRILVLTAAVTLWVAGFDILYACQDYDFDREQGLHSIPSAFGIASALWIARVLHGLMLLLLVALMALFSLGTLAMAGVAVVGLLLVYEHALVSPRDLSRLNAAFFTLNGVISLVFFAFVAGDLLLRP, encoded by the coding sequence GTGCGGTTTACGGGCGGCATACTCGACCCGCTGCTCGACCGTCCATTCTTCCCATCGCGCCGCTACAATCTTCTTGTGCCCCTGCTGCGCGACATCCGAACCACTCTGGAGATGATCAAGTGGGAGCATTCCGTCTTCGCGCTCCCGTTCGCACTCTGCGGAGCCATGCTGGCGGCCGGCGGCTGGCCGACGGCACACCAGCTCCTCTGGATCGTGGTGGCCATGGTGTCGGCACGATCCGCGGCCATGGCCTTCAATCGCCTCGCCGACCACGCGCTCGATGCCGCCAATCCCCGCACCCGCACTCGCGCCCTGCCGACCGGCACGCTTTCGCGCCGCTTTGTCTTCCTGTTCGTGCTCACTGCGTCCGCAGGGCTCATCTTCGCGGCGGCGCAACTCAACCCCCTCGCGTTCGCGCTTTCTCCTGTCGCACTGGCGGTGATTCTGCTTTACTCGTACACCAAGCGCTATACCCGGTGGTCACACCTCGTCCTGGGTTTTGCGCTCGGAATTTCCCCGGCCGCGGCCTGGATTGCCGTCCGGGGTTCATTCGACCCACGCATTCTGGTCCTGACCGCCGCCGTCACCCTCTGGGTGGCAGGCTTCGATATCCTCTACGCCTGCCAGGATTACGACTTCGATCGGGAGCAAGGCCTGCACTCCATTCCCAGCGCCTTCGGTATCGCTTCCGCCCTCTGGATTGCCCGCGTCCTGCACGGCCTGATGCTTCTGCTCCTGGTCGCCCTGATGGCCCTGTTCTCGCTTGGTACCCTGGCCATGGCCGGGGTCGCAGTCGTCGGACTACTCCTGGTCTACGAGCATGCCCTGGTGTCGCCTCGGGACCTCAGTCGGCTTAATGCCGCGTTCTTCACCCTGAACGGCGTGATTTCCCTGGTCTTTTTCGCATTCGTAGCCGGCGACCTCCTCCTCCGCCCCTAG
- a CDS encoding cold-shock protein yields MRERGTVKWFNATKGYGFIQREKGGDVFVHYSAIQSDGYRTLNEGETVEFEVTQGPKGLQASNVVRV; encoded by the coding sequence ATGAGGGAAAGAGGCACGGTGAAGTGGTTTAATGCCACGAAGGGGTACGGTTTCATTCAGCGGGAGAAGGGAGGCGACGTATTCGTCCACTACTCCGCCATCCAGTCCGATGGCTACCGCACGCTTAACGAGGGCGAAACAGTAGAGTTCGAGGTTACCCAAGGACCGAAGGGACTGCAGGCATCCAACGTCGTCCGCGTCTGA
- the mqnE gene encoding aminofutalosine synthase MqnE: protein MTHSFQTDDPSLVPIHEKVMSGVRLNPEDALALYRSGDVLALGWLANHVRERMHGNVAWFNVNRHINPTNVCVAACRLCAFGRKQDAPGAYTMALEEAFQTAASGWTDAITEFHIVGGLHPDLPFQYFLDLIRGLRERFPQVHLKAFTMVEVAYLAKRAKLSIRETLEQLKAAGVQSLPGGGAEIFADRIRHIICDHKIDGDQWLDTARIAHQIGLRSNATMLYGHVETDEDRVDHLLKLRALQDETGGFQTYIPLAFHPEHTALRHLPKTTGLADIKNIAIGRLVLDNFSHIKSYWQMVTPKVAQVTLRFGADDIDGTVVEEKIYHDAGATTPQGLRRQELIRLIREAGREPVERDTLYRPVTRNDASFTVAV, encoded by the coding sequence ATGACACACTCCTTTCAGACCGACGACCCGAGCCTGGTTCCCATCCACGAAAAGGTGATGTCGGGCGTACGTCTGAATCCTGAGGACGCCCTTGCGCTCTACCGTTCCGGAGATGTGCTGGCGTTGGGCTGGCTTGCCAACCATGTCCGCGAGCGCATGCACGGCAACGTGGCCTGGTTCAACGTCAACCGCCACATTAATCCCACCAACGTCTGTGTGGCGGCCTGCCGGCTCTGCGCATTCGGCCGCAAGCAGGACGCTCCCGGCGCCTACACGATGGCCCTGGAAGAGGCTTTTCAGACCGCGGCCTCCGGCTGGACCGATGCGATTACCGAGTTTCATATCGTCGGCGGCTTGCATCCCGACCTGCCCTTCCAGTACTTCCTCGACCTCATTCGCGGACTGAGGGAACGCTTCCCCCAGGTGCACCTGAAGGCCTTCACCATGGTGGAGGTCGCCTACCTGGCGAAGCGTGCCAAGCTCTCCATTCGCGAGACCCTGGAGCAGCTCAAGGCCGCCGGGGTGCAATCTCTGCCTGGGGGCGGAGCGGAGATCTTTGCCGACCGCATCCGTCACATCATTTGCGACCACAAGATCGATGGCGACCAGTGGCTGGATACCGCTCGCATCGCCCACCAGATCGGCCTACGCTCCAACGCCACCATGCTGTACGGACACGTCGAGACCGACGAGGACCGCGTCGACCACCTGCTCAAGCTCCGCGCCCTGCAGGACGAAACCGGCGGCTTCCAGACCTATATTCCCCTGGCCTTCCACCCGGAGCACACCGCCCTTCGCCATTTGCCCAAGACCACCGGCCTGGCCGACATCAAAAACATCGCCATCGGCCGCCTGGTGCTGGACAACTTCTCCCACATCAAGTCGTACTGGCAGATGGTGACGCCCAAGGTGGCCCAGGTCACGCTGCGTTTCGGCGCCGACGATATCGACGGCACGGTAGTCGAAGAGAAGATTTACCACGATGCTGGCGCTACTACCCCGCAGGGCCTCCGCCGCCAGGAACTGATCCGCCTCATCCGCGAGGCTGGCCGGGAGCCCGTCGAGCGCGACACTCTCTACCGCCCGGTTACTCGTAACGACGCCTCCTTCACCGTGGCTGTCTGA
- a CDS encoding sigma factor-like helix-turn-helix DNA-binding protein has protein sequence MNVHFSYKTAKTPDVEKEFQAQVEKLERRLHAFRPELVHLHGSVEPNSSRASVSVALNLRLPSGQLAAHDSAPTAVQAAKAAFSDLLAQLNKHKELLRNQHKWRRRAGRQAVPAVPFEKTVAAVTAPSVTDADIRSYVNVNLARLERFVDRELRYREASDLIEPGWITRDEVIDEVIATALADGEERPQPLSLERWLYRLSIRALSEIDARNHEHVPTAVPLETSARKQNVRASDDSQLQYHQPDELLLEEEVIADRRALTPEEIAASDEILQQVESALLHAPARDREAFVLFAIEGFTVEEIAAATDRSVDDVRASIAAAREHLRRTLPGPEVFRERVLHYSKTA, from the coding sequence ATGAACGTGCACTTCAGTTACAAAACCGCCAAGACCCCCGATGTCGAGAAGGAATTCCAGGCCCAGGTAGAGAAGCTCGAGCGCCGCTTGCACGCTTTCCGCCCGGAGCTCGTCCATCTCCACGGCAGTGTGGAGCCCAACTCCTCGCGAGCCTCCGTCAGCGTGGCCCTGAACTTGCGCCTGCCCTCCGGGCAACTGGCCGCGCACGACTCCGCGCCCACCGCCGTGCAGGCCGCCAAGGCCGCCTTCTCCGACCTGCTGGCGCAGCTCAACAAGCACAAGGAACTGCTGCGCAACCAGCACAAGTGGCGCCGCCGCGCCGGCCGCCAGGCGGTTCCCGCGGTCCCGTTTGAGAAGACCGTGGCCGCCGTGACCGCCCCCAGCGTCACCGACGCCGACATCCGTTCCTATGTCAATGTGAACCTGGCGCGCCTGGAGCGTTTCGTGGATCGCGAACTGCGCTATCGCGAGGCCAGTGACCTGATTGAGCCGGGCTGGATCACGCGCGACGAGGTGATCGACGAAGTGATCGCCACTGCCCTGGCCGACGGCGAGGAGCGTCCCCAGCCGCTGTCGCTAGAACGCTGGCTCTACCGGCTTTCCATCCGTGCCCTTTCGGAGATTGACGCGCGCAACCACGAGCATGTTCCCACGGCGGTTCCGCTGGAAACCTCGGCGCGCAAGCAGAACGTCCGCGCTTCGGACGATTCCCAACTCCAGTATCACCAGCCCGATGAGCTCTTACTCGAAGAAGAGGTCATAGCCGACCGCCGCGCCCTCACCCCTGAGGAGATCGCGGCCTCCGACGAGATCCTGCAGCAGGTCGAGAGCGCGCTTTTGCACGCCCCGGCCCGCGACCGGGAAGCCTTCGTCCTGTTCGCCATTGAGGGCTTTACCGTCGAGGAGATCGCCGCGGCTACCGACCGTTCCGTAGACGACGTCCGCGCCTCGATCGCCGCCGCCCGCGAGCACCTGCGCCGTACGCTCCCGGGCCCGGAGGTCTTCCGTGAGCGCGTCTTGCATTACTCCAAGACAGCCTGA
- a CDS encoding N(4)-(beta-N-acetylglucosaminyl)-L-asparaginase yields the protein MKPSRRDFLVAGSMTAAALGLDVAAQEPASSPRRPAIISKVTGSQSQEGAYQMLERGGDTLDAALFICRAQEDDPADDSVGLGGLPNEEGVVELDACCMHGPTRRAGAVASVRGIRNVSMLAKTVMERTDHLLLVAEGAARFARAHGFPEENLLTDRSRKTWLLWKETMSRADSWGPGLSDPKWTPPTANPPQQAFREKIRWMEEVAARLGIEPGFRRDAIERVLFPPTGTIHVSVVNAKGEMSGATTTSGLAWKIPGRVGDSPIIGAGCWTDQDVGSAGATGRGEECIKICGAHTVVENMRRGMEPKEAGLDALRRIARNFNNDMTRLRFVEMIFYILRNDGAYAGVSLWSHTSSGKPARFAIHDGNRRIEDCVPLFEGTPVEWPPAEWQAAS from the coding sequence ATGAAGCCTTCCCGCCGGGATTTTCTCGTCGCCGGCAGCATGACTGCCGCCGCCTTGGGGCTTGACGTCGCGGCCCAAGAGCCGGCTTCTTCTCCCCGCCGACCCGCCATCATCAGCAAGGTGACCGGAAGTCAGTCGCAGGAGGGCGCCTACCAGATGCTCGAACGCGGCGGCGACACGCTGGACGCTGCTCTCTTCATCTGTCGCGCCCAGGAAGATGATCCCGCCGACGATTCAGTCGGCCTTGGCGGCCTGCCCAACGAGGAAGGTGTAGTCGAGCTCGACGCCTGTTGCATGCACGGCCCTACGCGCCGTGCCGGGGCCGTGGCTTCCGTGCGCGGCATCAGGAACGTCTCCATGCTCGCCAAGACGGTCATGGAGCGCACCGATCACCTCCTGTTGGTGGCCGAAGGCGCCGCGCGCTTTGCCCGCGCCCATGGCTTCCCGGAGGAGAACCTGCTGACGGACCGTTCCCGCAAGACCTGGCTCCTATGGAAGGAGACCATGTCGCGCGCCGACTCCTGGGGGCCCGGTCTAAGCGATCCAAAGTGGACACCTCCCACTGCAAACCCACCCCAACAGGCCTTCCGGGAAAAGATTCGCTGGATGGAGGAAGTCGCTGCACGCCTGGGCATCGAGCCGGGGTTCCGTCGCGACGCTATCGAGCGCGTGCTCTTTCCGCCGACCGGCACCATTCACGTCTCGGTCGTCAATGCAAAGGGTGAAATGTCCGGCGCTACCACCACCAGCGGTCTTGCCTGGAAGATTCCCGGCCGCGTCGGCGATTCGCCCATCATTGGGGCCGGCTGCTGGACCGATCAGGACGTAGGCTCCGCTGGGGCCACCGGCCGCGGCGAGGAATGCATCAAGATCTGCGGTGCGCACACGGTCGTGGAAAACATGCGCCGTGGCATGGAGCCCAAAGAAGCCGGCCTGGACGCCTTGCGTCGCATCGCCCGCAACTTCAACAACGACATGACCCGGCTGCGCTTCGTCGAGATGATCTTCTACATCCTGCGCAACGATGGCGCCTACGCTGGAGTCTCGCTCTGGAGTCATACCTCCAGCGGCAAGCCCGCCCGCTTCGCCATCCACGACGGCAACCGCCGCATTGAGGATTGCGTCCCGTTGTTCGAAGGCACGCCGGTGGAATGGCCGCCCGCGGAATGGCAAGCGGCCAGCTAG
- the glpX gene encoding class II fructose-bisphosphatase, with product MATQVKPESKTNTFSKHMEFELALEFLRVVEDAAIACAKTMGQGERKHSDHVAVEAMRRTMDTVPMRGTIVIGEGERDEAPMLYIGEQVGAPPVDGVEFAEVDIAVDPLEGTNLCATGAPNAITVLAASERHGLLHAPDCYMEKLVVGPSCKGAVDLDAPVADNLKAIAKRLSRDVEDLVVIVLDRPRHEKLIADIRKAGARIRLIGDGDLSAGISAAVIGTGVHAVMGTGGAPEGVLTAAALRCLNGEILARLVIDKPQLEERIAKMGIKDKKRIYRTEDLAPGKNIIFAATGVTDGSLMRGVRFFGEGTRTTSLIMTMETGKVRFVDSIHLEKREDVKVRFA from the coding sequence ATGGCGACGCAGGTGAAGCCCGAAAGCAAGACCAACACTTTTTCGAAGCACATGGAGTTCGAGCTGGCCCTGGAGTTTCTGCGGGTGGTAGAGGATGCCGCCATTGCGTGCGCGAAGACCATGGGCCAGGGCGAGCGCAAACATTCCGACCATGTGGCCGTGGAGGCCATGCGGCGGACGATGGACACCGTGCCCATGCGGGGCACCATCGTGATCGGCGAAGGTGAACGCGACGAGGCTCCCATGCTCTATATCGGTGAGCAGGTCGGCGCGCCGCCGGTAGACGGCGTGGAGTTTGCCGAGGTGGACATCGCGGTAGATCCGCTGGAAGGCACGAACCTGTGCGCTACTGGGGCACCCAACGCCATCACGGTGCTGGCGGCTTCCGAGCGTCACGGATTGCTGCACGCGCCCGACTGTTACATGGAAAAGCTGGTGGTGGGTCCGTCATGCAAGGGGGCCGTGGATCTGGACGCGCCGGTAGCGGACAACCTGAAAGCCATCGCCAAACGCCTCAGCCGTGACGTCGAAGACCTGGTGGTCATCGTGTTGGACCGGCCGCGGCACGAGAAGCTGATTGCCGATATCCGCAAGGCTGGAGCGCGCATTCGACTGATCGGCGACGGAGATCTCTCGGCCGGCATCAGCGCGGCGGTCATCGGCACCGGAGTGCACGCGGTGATGGGCACCGGCGGAGCTCCGGAAGGAGTGCTGACGGCGGCAGCGCTGCGCTGCTTGAACGGCGAAATCCTGGCACGGCTGGTGATCGACAAACCGCAACTGGAAGAGCGCATCGCCAAGATGGGCATCAAGGACAAGAAGAGAATCTACCGGACGGAAGACCTGGCGCCGGGCAAGAACATCATCTTCGCCGCCACCGGCGTGACCGACGGCTCGCTCATGCGTGGCGTGCGCTTCTTCGGCGAAGGCACGCGGACTACTTCCCTCATCATGACCATGGAGACCGGAAAAGTCCGGTTCGTGGATTCAATCCACCTGGAGAAGCGGGAGGATGTGAAGGTGCGGTTCGCCTAA